The sequence GGGCGACGTCCACGCCACCGTCCTCGGCCGGTGCGAGTGCCCACCGGTCCGTCATGTCCGCGAGTGTGGCAGGCGGCACTGACAATCGTCGTGACCTGCGGTTTCAGTCTTCCTGAGCGGCGTCCTGCCGCTTCTGCTCCAGCAGCGGCGCCAGCGTCTTGCCCAGGTACTCCTCGACGGCGGCCTTGTCGAGGCCGAGTCCGCTGAGCACGCCCCGGCCGTTCTCGTGCTCCAGCAGGGCCAGCAGCAGGTGCTCGGTGCCGATGTAGTTGTGGCCGAGCCGGAGCGCCTCGCGGAAGGTGAGTTCCAGGACCTTCTTGGCTTCCGGACCGTAGGGGACGAGGTCGGGGGCGTTCTCCGCGGCCGGCGGGAGCGCGGCGGTCGCGGCCTGGCGCACGGAGTCGAGCACGACGCCCTGCGCGGTGATCGCATGCGCGGCCAGGCCCTCCGGCTCGGCCAGCAGCCCCAGGACCAGGTGCTCGGGGCGGCCTTCGGGGTTGTGTGCCGCCACGGCCTCGTTGTGGGCGGCCATGACCACGTTCCGCGCGCGCGTGGTGTAACGGCTGAATCCCTGGCTGGGGTCGAGATCGGCCGACTCCTTCGGCACGAACCGCTTCTGCGCCGCCTGCCGGGTCACGCCCATGCTCTTGCCGATGTCGGTCCAGGACGCCCCCGAGCGGCGGGCCTGGTCGACGAAGTGACCGATCAGATGGTCGGCCACGTCACCGAGGTGATCGGCGGCGATCACCGCGTCCTGGAGCTGGTCGAGGGGCTCGGTGTGAACTGTCTTGATGGCCTCGATGAGGTCGTCGAGGCGTACGGATGCCCTGATGTTCGGATTGCTCGCCATGTGTCAACCGTAGGTTGCCACCCTCTGGCTGTCAACCGAAGGTTGACAGCGGG is a genomic window of Streptomyces griseochromogenes containing:
- a CDS encoding Clp protease N-terminal domain-containing protein; translated protein: MASNPNIRASVRLDDLIEAIKTVHTEPLDQLQDAVIAADHLGDVADHLIGHFVDQARRSGASWTDIGKSMGVTRQAAQKRFVPKESADLDPSQGFSRYTTRARNVVMAAHNEAVAAHNPEGRPEHLVLGLLAEPEGLAAHAITAQGVVLDSVRQAATAALPPAAENAPDLVPYGPEAKKVLELTFREALRLGHNYIGTEHLLLALLEHENGRGVLSGLGLDKAAVEEYLGKTLAPLLEQKRQDAAQED